The genomic segment CCGAGGTGGAGTCGGCGAACATCATCGGCGACGTGAGCGGGCGCAACATCATCATGGTCGATGACATGATCTCGACAGCGGGGACGATCTGTGAAGCGGCCAAGCTGCTGAAGGACCGCGGCGCGAAGGACATCATCGCGGCGTGTACGCACCCGGTGCTCGTAGGCCTGGCGATGGAGCGCATCCGCGATGCGCCGATCAGCAAGCTTATCGTGACGGACACGATCCCGGCGGGGCCACGATGCGCTCCAATCCAAGACAAGCTCGTCGAGCTGTCGGTGGCCAGCCTGCTGGGCGAAGCGATCCACCGTATCCACCACAACCAATCGGTGTCCAGCCTGTTTAGGGGCACCTCCAGCGGGAAACGCTAACCCCCCATACACACTCACCAAGTCCTCTAGAGGGATTCATCAAAGGCTTCAGATCGACAACTAACCACATCCTCCCGGCTTGAATCGGGACGCGAAGGAGAACGACTCATGGCCCACGACATTCCAGTGATTGAAGCTCAGACCCGAACGAAGCTTGGCACCCGTTATGCCAATCGGTTGCGTGCCGAGGGCAAGATGCCCGCGGTGTTGTACGGACACGGTATTGACCCGGTGCATCTCACGATCGACGGCAAGCTGCTGTTGGACGCGATTCTCGACCACGCTCACCTGATTGAGGTTAAGGTCGATGGGAAGGTCGAGGCGGCGCTGATCAAGGACCTGCAGTGGGACCACCTGAGCCGTTATCTGATCCACGCGGACCTGACGCGGGTGGATCGGAGCGAGCGTGTGGAGGTTGATGTTGAGATCAAGTTTGTTGGCTCGCCCAAGGCGCTGGAGGCGGCGGGTGCGGTGCTGGAGCATCCGTTGCAGGCGTTGACGATCGCGTCGCGTGCGGATGCCATCCCTGAGATGATCTCAGTGTCGATTGCTGAACTGACGACAGAGAACCCGATCCACGCGGGTGATATCACGCTGCCTGAGGGCGTGGAGCTGGTCACCGAGGCCGATACGGTGGTGGCGGCGATCACGATCGCGCGTGAGGAAGAGGAAGAGGACGTCGATGTCGAGGGTGAAGAAGGCGGAGCCGAGCCGGAGGTCATCGGCAAGGCGAAGGAGAGGGAAGGCGACGAGGACTGATCCAACAGTCCGAACTGGAGTTCATGACACCACCCCGCACCCCGGTTCGGGGTGGTGTTTTTTGCCTTGGGGATGACGGCTGAGGCGATAGAGACAGAGCGTTTGCACTTGAGTGGAATCGACGTATGAAGCTGATCGTTGGCCTAGGTAATCCCGGACCCGAGTACGCCAAGACGCGGCACAATGCGGGGTTCATGGTGATTGAGCGGCTCGCGCAGCGGTTCGGGCTAGGTCGTGGCAAGTCACGCTTTTCGGGGCAGTATCTGGATGGCCAGATTGGTGGCGGCAAGGCGGGGCTGTTGATGCCGATGGTGTACATGAATCGGTCGGGGCAATCGGTCGTGGAGGCATTGAACTTCTTCAAGCTGACGGCT from the Phycisphaeraceae bacterium genome contains:
- a CDS encoding 50S ribosomal protein L25, producing the protein MAHDIPVIEAQTRTKLGTRYANRLRAEGKMPAVLYGHGIDPVHLTIDGKLLLDAILDHAHLIEVKVDGKVEAALIKDLQWDHLSRYLIHADLTRVDRSERVEVDVEIKFVGSPKALEAAGAVLEHPLQALTIASRADAIPEMISVSIAELTTENPIHAGDITLPEGVELVTEADTVVAAITIAREEEEEDVDVEGEEGGAEPEVIGKAKEREGDED